One segment of Actinomycetota bacterium DNA contains the following:
- a CDS encoding SDR family NAD(P)-dependent oxidoreductase, with amino-acid sequence MTWTADDIPDQTGRVAVVTGANGGLGLQTARELARKGAHVVMAARNLDKAEQARTDIEKDVPGASLEVVALDLSSMASVEEAAATILAGHPRLDILVNNAGVMATPEIRTEDGFELQLATNHLGHFVLTARLLPALIASGAGRVVTVTSTARFLSLPVSADDPHLEKRYGPWRAYGQSKLANLHFAVELNRRLEAAGAPVESLVAHPGLTYSDLQKRTVEANEGGFGPRFWAWMSRNTGMSVERGALPQLRAATDPAARGGQLYAPRFVNTGAAVRRPLVGWSVARKPARTLWEVSERETGVTFDVAALARAA; translated from the coding sequence GTGACCTGGACCGCTGACGACATCCCCGATCAGACCGGCCGCGTCGCGGTCGTGACCGGCGCCAACGGCGGGCTCGGACTCCAGACCGCGCGCGAGCTCGCTCGCAAGGGCGCTCACGTGGTCATGGCCGCACGCAACCTGGACAAGGCCGAGCAGGCCCGCACCGACATCGAGAAGGATGTCCCGGGCGCGTCACTGGAGGTGGTGGCGCTCGACCTCAGCTCGATGGCCTCGGTCGAGGAGGCCGCCGCGACCATCCTCGCCGGGCACCCACGGCTCGACATCCTGGTCAACAACGCCGGGGTGATGGCGACACCCGAGATCCGCACCGAGGACGGCTTCGAGCTGCAGCTCGCCACCAACCACCTCGGCCACTTCGTGCTGACCGCGCGGCTGCTACCGGCGCTGATCGCCAGCGGTGCGGGGCGCGTGGTCACGGTGACGTCGACCGCGCGGTTCCTCAGCCTGCCGGTGAGCGCCGATGACCCGCACCTCGAGAAGCGGTACGGGCCCTGGCGCGCGTACGGGCAGAGCAAGCTCGCCAACCTGCACTTCGCGGTGGAGCTGAACCGACGCCTCGAGGCGGCCGGGGCGCCGGTCGAGTCGCTGGTGGCCCACCCTGGCCTGACCTACAGCGACCTGCAGAAGCGCACGGTCGAGGCAAACGAGGGTGGGTTCGGACCGCGCTTCTGGGCGTGGATGTCACGCAACACCGGGATGTCGGTGGAGCGCGGGGCGCTGCCGCAGCTGCGCGCCGCCACCGATCCGGCAGCGCGGGGAGGGCAGCTGTACGCGCCCCGGTTCGTCAACACCGGGGCGGCCGTCCGTCGGCCCCTCGTGGGCTGGTCGGTCGCGCGCAAGCCCGCGCGCACGCTGTGGGAGGTCAGCGAGCGTGAGACCGGCGTGACGTTCGATGTCGCGGCGCTCGCGCGCGCCGCCTGA
- a CDS encoding DUF2695 domain-containing protein — MERTTSHPAVQEGLAAIETAVAGIDEAKNLLAEARRDIVRRLREVIVDDDPPLELLRELYWHHDEVRVRDLAEGFGVTPQVLRQLAGRLQVETTCSDCGEPMTVERRSRSDEIRSRSTCPPCRRRWMDRFTGYDNVARFHPPAGAPYGAPYRDSTDGAFGELQEYLALSLGPGECDGSLQLTEEWARSAGRDVDGVLATVREFGGYCDCEVLYNVPPDVFA; from the coding sequence GTGGAGCGGACGACTTCACACCCGGCAGTGCAAGAGGGCTTGGCCGCCATCGAGACCGCGGTGGCCGGCATCGACGAGGCCAAGAACCTGCTCGCCGAGGCGCGGCGGGACATCGTGCGCAGACTCCGGGAGGTGATCGTCGACGACGATCCACCGCTCGAGCTGCTGCGGGAGCTGTACTGGCACCACGACGAGGTGCGCGTACGCGACCTCGCCGAGGGCTTCGGCGTGACACCGCAGGTGCTGCGTCAGCTCGCGGGGCGTCTCCAGGTCGAGACGACCTGCAGCGACTGCGGGGAGCCGATGACCGTCGAGCGCCGATCGCGGTCGGACGAGATCCGCTCGCGTTCGACGTGTCCGCCGTGTCGCCGACGGTGGATGGACCGCTTCACCGGCTACGACAACGTCGCGCGGTTCCACCCGCCCGCCGGCGCCCCGTACGGGGCGCCGTACCGCGACTCCACGGATGGTGCGTTCGGCGAGCTGCAGGAGTACCTCGCGCTGAGCCTCGGCCCCGGCGAGTGCGACGGCAGCCTCCAGCTCACCGAGGAGTGGGCGAGGTCAGCGGGACGCGACGTGGATGGCGTCCTCGCGACGGTCCGCGAGTTCGGCGGGTACTGCGACTGCGAGGTGCTCTACAACGTGCCGCCCGACGTCTTCGCCTAA